Genomic window (Vibrio sp. NTOU-M3):
AACATAACGCATCATGTCTTCTACCGAGTCCCCTTCATCGATACGTTCAATGATGGATTGCCCTTGCTGATCGACTGTCACAACCGCACTATGGGTATCACCAAACAAGTTGTGCATGTCTCCCAAGATCTCTTGGTATGCACCCACAAGGAAAAAGCCCATTAAATACGGTTTGTCTTTATTCCATGCGGGAACTGGTAACGTTGTTTCAATACCTTGACCTTCAACATAGTGCTCAACAGCACCATCTGAGTCACAGGTAATATCCAGCATCACCGCGCGGCGATCGTCTACCTCTTCTAAACCCGATAATGGCAACACAGGAAAGACCTGATCAATACCCCATGCATCTGGTAGAGACTGGAACAGAGAAAAGTTCACAAAGAACTTGTCTGCCAAACGCTCGTTTAACTCATCCAAAATTGGACGATGAAAACGGTTTTTCGTGCTCATTTGGCGGTTCAACTCATAATAAATTCTAAGTGAGAGTTGTTCTGCCCATGCACGCTGTTGCAAATTCAGCACACCCGTTGCGAATTGAGAGTGGACTTCTGCCAAATCACTTTGAGTGTCATTGTAAATCTCAATCAAAGCGCGTGCGTCACTACCATCTTGCAAGTTTTCCCAACTGCGCCACATGTTTTGTATAAGTGTTGGTGCATCGACTTCTGGTGCGATGACGGTTTCAGGATAATATGTCTCTGTACCGATCACGTTAGTGATCAACACCGCATGGTGCGCAGTAATGGAACGACCTGACTCAGAAATGATCACGGGTTTTGGCTGATCATATTGCTGACACACATCACCTACGGTGTTCACGATATTACGAGCGTATTCAATTAAGCCGTAGTTCATTGAGTTCGAGGACTGACTGCGAGTGCCATCGTAATCAACCGCTAAACCACCACCGATATCAAAGAAATCAATCTGGGCTCCCATTTCACGCAATTCACAGTAGAAGCGTGCTGATTCATTTACACCATTACGGATATCACGAATGTTCGCCATTTGTGAACCAAGGTGGAAGTGCACCAGTTGCATAGCATCCAGTTGTTGCTCGTGTTTTAGTCGTTCGATCACGGTTAATACTTGCGAAGCAGACAAACCAAATTTTGACTTCTCACCACCACTCGCTTGCCATTTTCCAGCGCCTTGAGAGGCCAAACGAATTCGTAGCCCCAAGCGCGGTTTTACGCCAAGGCTTTTTGCTTCT
Coding sequences:
- the speA gene encoding arginine decarboxylase encodes the protein MEQPSKLDRVRADYNVHYWSQGFYGIDNQGEVYVSPTSDKTHQVPLSQIVNQLEAKQLNLPVLVRFPQILHQRVHNICQAFNQAIEEYQYSNNYLLVYPIKVNQQKEVVDEILASQAQLETKQLGLEAGSKPELLAVLALAQKASSVIVCNGYKDREYIRLALIGEKLGHKVFIVLEKLSELDLVLKEAKSLGVKPRLGLRIRLASQGAGKWQASGGEKSKFGLSASQVLTVIERLKHEQQLDAMQLVHFHLGSQMANIRDIRNGVNESARFYCELREMGAQIDFFDIGGGLAVDYDGTRSQSSNSMNYGLIEYARNIVNTVGDVCQQYDQPKPVIISESGRSITAHHAVLITNVIGTETYYPETVIAPEVDAPTLIQNMWRSWENLQDGSDARALIEIYNDTQSDLAEVHSQFATGVLNLQQRAWAEQLSLRIYYELNRQMSTKNRFHRPILDELNERLADKFFVNFSLFQSLPDAWGIDQVFPVLPLSGLEEVDDRRAVMLDITCDSDGAVEHYVEGQGIETTLPVPAWNKDKPYLMGFFLVGAYQEILGDMHNLFGDTHSAVVTVDQQGQSIIERIDEGDSVEDMMRYVHIDVDKIRTNYQELVVQRVASHEQDQVLEELEQGLRGYTYLEDF